Below is a genomic region from Neorhodopirellula lusitana.
TGCAGTTGTTGAACGGTGGATTCGCTTTCGCGGAGCTGCGACTCGAGTTGGTCGAGCTGCGTTTGCAGGGCGGCCAAGGCGGTTCGCCGGGCGGCTTGTTCGCGGTCTAGCGAGGCCTGGGTCCGAGCACGTGAATCACGCAGTTCGCTATTGGTTCGTGCGATGGTTTCGATTTGGGCCTTGAGACCGTCGTCGGCTAAAACGACATCTCGCCAATTGCGGTGCGAGGCGTTGACGGCCAGAGCCAGCACCATAAACACGACGCTGAGCAGTAGGATCAAAACCGAGAATGATTTCCCGAGTAGATTCATGGGAAAAGGATTCCGAAGGGACGAGAAAGTGGACGAGCGATGTGTTCAGCTTGGAGTCATCTTGTTCGACCGCCAGGCAACTAGCACCCGAAAGTATAGTTGGCCTTAAAAAGCAGTGTCAACAAAATTGGGCAATTTAGCGTAGCTGGACAGGTCAGCCGCGAGGCCCCATTGAGTGTAGCGGTTATCCGCTTTATCCGCCTCGTCCTTGGACTGAGTCGTGGTTTTGCGTTCACCGGTAGCGGGGCTCGCCAGAGTACAGGCGTTTCTGGCGTTAGGTTGTCGTTTTGGTGGGGGGCCCGAAGTCTGGCGACATCGGCTACGGGATTGGTTTGTGTGGGGAAGGCGTTAGAAGTACGGCGATTTGTTGGACTGCGGCGTCGATTCCGTGACGTTCGGTCACCCAGGCTTGGGCGGTTGTGATTCGTGCACTGCGTCCAGACTCGTCGCTGGCGAATCGCCGTAGTGCGTCCGCTAGGGAAGATGGATTATTGGTGGCCGCCCAGAAGCAGGTTGGATGGTCGGCATCGGCCTGAAGCTCCACGGTTCCCCCCGCCTGGGTCGCGACCACGGGTGTGTTCAATGCGAATGCTTCCAGGACGACGTTGGGCATGCCCTCAAAATGTGACGTCAAAACGAGCCCATCGGCTTCCGCGATTGACGGGGTGGCGGGTGAGACGACGCCAGCGAATTCGATATGGTGCCCGCCGATCGTGTTGTCACTGCCGGTCAGGGCCGCGGCGGCGGATTCCAGGTTCGCGCGATCGGGGCCGTCACCGATGAACTGGATGGTGAGCTTGGGGGCATCGTCGGGCCAATCGTTGGCAGCCAAGCCGATCGCGGCGATCAGGTCCGTCTGGCCTTTTTCGGGAGTCATGCGGCCGACGCAGACCAAACGCAACCGATTCGGTGCGGCGGCGGTCTGTTCAGGGTGCTGCTGTTTGGCTCGCGATTGCTGGGCCTGCGCTCGGATTGCCGCGATGTCGACCGGGTTGAAGACGACCTGAATTTGTTGGCGATTCAGGTGGTAGTAACTGGCAGCGGAATCGGCGACCGCGGCACTGACCGCGATCACTGTGTTGCTGCGTTGATAGGCGTTGGCTAAACGGCGGCGTTTGAGTTCGACAAACTTGCGTTCCACCATCGGCAGCGCCACATCGGGCGGACTGACAATGGTGGACACCCGCCGGAACTGGCTTCGGATGCTGGGGTGACCGGCGATCAACGTGTTGTGGAACGTTCGGTCGTAGACGACGTCGATGTTTTCTCGCTGAACGAGCTCGTCAAGAAAGCGTGCGTGGTTCCGCAGGACTCGACCGGGCCAGCGGTTGAGAACGCGAGTGATCAGAGGACGGGATTCGGGCGGCGGGCTATAGATCTTGACGTCGGCGGGGATTCGATCGAGTAGTTCACCGACGGGGTGGGTGAGATAGAGGTGCACGACGAACTGGTTTCGCGGCAGGTGCTCGGCCAAGAGTGCGACCTGGTGTTCGCTGCCGCCGCCTCGCATTGAACTGGCCATCAACAGTACTCGCCGGCGATGGTGGTTCACGCGTCTGGTCCGGTAAGTTCAGTAGTGGGATGTTTAGTGTTGCCGGGCGGTGCAGGATTCAAGCTGGGGTTTGATTCGGCAAGTTGCGTCGGGGGCACGTGATCAGCAGATGACTTCATGCCGGCGGTCGTGGATCTTGCTGAAGCATTTGGTTACCCGCTGCTTTGGTACGTGGTCGATTCCCACCCATTCCGAACTGTTTTTGCGAGACATTATGGTAGAGCGATTGTCCCAATCGCTTGGGGATTGCTTGCTACGGGATGTTGCCGAACGATTGGGGACAATCTTTCTACTTTGGTGAAGTGACTGTCTGGGGCGTTCGTGGGCGATCACCATTCCATTTCGCGGGACTTGCGTTTGGCTTTTTGTTTGGCGCGGAATTGCTTTTTGCGTTTCTCGTCGCGTTTCTTGGCTTTCTCTTCCGCCTCGGCCACTGCTGCTTTGGTCAGGACAACTTCCCGACGCATTGTTTGAGGCGTTTCGAGGGTGAGTTTTCCTAGGCCACCGGTGCGTACTTCGTTGATCAGGATGCGGGAGGCCCGGTCAATGTCGACCATGTTGCTCTTGCCCAGGCAGCCTCGGCGGCGGCCAATCGCTTCGATGAACTCCAACTCTTGTTCGGGAATCTCATCGAGTTGGAATCGTTCGGCGATTCGTTCGGAGTAGTGTTCGATAAAGTACCGGGCGGCAAAGAAGCCGACGTCGGTGTAGTCCATCGCGGTGTCTTTGATCGATCCGATCAGGCCCAACCGGTAACCGCTGTTGGCATTGTGAACGTTGGGCCACATCATGCCGGGCGTGTCCAACAGCGTCAGGTTGTCGCTTATGTTGACCCGTTGTTGTCGCTGGGTCACAGCGGGGGTGTTGCCTGTCTTGGCGATCGTGCGACCGGCTAAGACATTGATGATCGTGGACTTGCCCACGTTGGGGATGCCCACGATCATTGCGTTGATCATCCGTCCGCTGCGATCGCCGACCATGCGGTGCACGACCTGCTTGATACGGCGGATCGTGGGGATGTCTTTCGTGGTGACGGCGACCGCTTTTGTCGCGGTTGCCGATTCAAAGTGGTCCAGCCAGTCTTGGGTCATCGCCTCGTCGGCGAGGTCCGCCTTGGCGAGGATTTTCAGGCACAATTTTTCACCCCGAAGTTCGGCGATCATGGGGTTTTCGCTCGAATATGGAATTCGAGCGTCAATCACCTCGATGACCAAATCGACCTTCGGCAGCGTGGCTTGCATTTCAAGCCGCGCTTTGTGCATGTGTCCGGGGAACCACTGAATCGACATTAAACTATTCCGCTGAATCGCGAGTGGAGGAACCTTCGCTCGCCGCGTTTTCGTCTGCCGCGTCGCCACTGGGGGCGGCTTCGGAGGACTCGACCGTAGCGGGGTTGTTTGCGAAGTCACCGGCGATTGCGATGACCAGCCGATCCGGGTCAATGTACTTGCGGATCGCAGCGTTCACATCGTCAATTGACGCATTTTGGATCTGTTCTTCATGCGTGGCAACGGAATCGAGCGTTCGCCCGGTGAACATGGACGACAACAAGAGTGACGCCAGGGTGGAGTCGCCCGTGCGGCTGATCCGAGCCGCTTGCAGGTAAGACTGCTTGGCCTTGTCCAGTTCGTCGGCGGTGACGCCATCGGTGAGGATCCGGTCAATTTCTTCGCGAATGACCCGCATCAACTTGTCTTTGTTGGCCGGGTTGGTGATCGCGTACAGCGTCAGGTCGACTCGATCGTCCTTCGGGCGAGCGGACAGACCGCTGCGGACACCGTAGGACAGGCCTTCTTGTTGGCGAACGCGGTCCGCCAAACGACTACTGAGCGAGCCGCCACCTAAGATGAAGTTGCCCAACACGAGCGAAGCGTACTCGGCGTCTTGGTCCGACAGAGCGTATTGTTGTCCGCTGTAGAGTAACGCGTTGGACTTGTCCGGCGTTTCGATTTCGACCGTTTGGCCGGCGATATCCGGATTGGCGGGGCGATCGATGCGAACGTAAGGCTGGTCGGTGGTCCAACCTGCGAGTTGTTCTTTGACGATGGCCAAGACGTGGTCCGGATCAAAGTTGCCGACCAGGGCGAGTTCACCGGCTTGGTTGCCGATGTAGTCCGCATGCAGGCCGCGAATTTGTTCAATCGTGGCTTCCTGGTACATCGCGATTTCTTCGTCAATTGACATGACGTAGCGAATGTCGGACTTCGGATACGGTGACAACAGTTCTTTGACTCGGCGAGGTGCCAAGGCGTTAGGTTCCGCTTTACTTTTTTGCAAGCTGGTGACGGTTTGACGCCGGATGACTTCCAGTTCGTCGGCGTCCAAACGTGGTGACTTCAACACGTCACCGACCAAGGCAAGCACCTCGTCAAGCGATTCTTCCTTCGTTTTGATTTGGACCTGCAACAGACCCATCAATGTGTAGATCGTCACGTTCGCTCGCAATCGAGTGTACTCGTCTTGCAGCTGTTGGTAGTCGAGGTCTTTGGTGCCACGAGCCATCAGCAAGCCGAGCAATTCGACGGCGCCCATTTTATCTTTCAGCGTTTCTGGGGTGCCGAAACGCAGGGTTAGCATCGCCGATACGGATCCGCCACGTGTCTTCTTGGGAAGGCTGGCGTACTGGATGCCGCCGACCAGGTCTCCGCGGGTCACGCGTTGCTCAATTGTTCGCGGATCGGGATCGAACTTTTCGCCCGCGGCAACCGCTTCGCGTCCTTTGTAGTCTTTCAGCAGTTGGTTCAGGTCAGGAGATTCGGGGATGGAAACCCGATCGGATTCCTCGCTGGGGATGAACAGCCCGACGGTGCGATTGTTGCGGGTCAGGTATTTTTTGGCAACGTCGCGGACCTGTTCAACCGTCAGTGCTTCGACAGCGTCACGGTATAGGAAGTACAGTCGCCAGTCGCCTTGGGCTGCCCAATCGCTGAGGGTGACGGCGATGCGGTCGGAGTCGACGGACGCGAGTTCGCGTTGTTTCAGAATTTGCGATTTGGCTCGCTCCACTTCGGCTTCGGTGATCGGGTTTTCGTCCCATTCGGTTTCCAGGATGTCGATCAATTTTGCACGACCGACTTCCAAGGAATGTTCCTTGGGGATTTCGGCCATGGCCAGCAAGAGGCCGGGTTCGCGGAATCCGAATGCCATCGCGTAAGCGGAGCTGGCGATTTCCGTTTCAACCATTTCGCTGTAAAGCCGGCCGCTGGGTTCATCGCCTAGAACGTTGACGAGTGCTTTGACGGCGGCGTAGTCCGGGTGGCTTCCGGCGGGAATGTGATAGGCGGCACCGGCGACTTGGATGTCACCGACGCGGCGGAGCACGACGGTTCGTTCGCCATCTTTGGCGGGTTCGACGGTGTAGGTTTCGTTGATGGGCGTCTTGGGAACGGACAGTTTGCCGAACGCGTTGTCGATCGTTTCGAGTGCGTGTTGCGGTTCGAAGTTTCCGGCGACGATGACCATCACGTTGTCGGGACGATAAAACTTACGATAGAACTGACGCAGCTTGACCACTGGCACGCGTTCGATGTCGCTGCGGTTACCGATCGTGGACTTGCCGTAGTTGTGCCAGTCAAACGCGGCGGATTCAATTCGCTGCATCAAGACGCGGGTCGGTGAGTTCTCGCCGCGTTCGAATTCGTTGCGGACCACCGTCATTTCGCTAGCCAGGTCCTCGCCCTTGATGTAGCTGTTGACCAGTCGATCGGCTTCCAGGTTGACTGCGAATTCCAGATTGTCTTCGCTGGCTGGCAACGTTTCGTAATAGTTCGTGCGGTCCATCCAGGTCGTGCCGTTGAAGCGTGCACCACGCTCGGTCAACGCCTTGGGGACTTCGGGGTGTTGGGGCGTGCCTTTGAACAACATGTGTTCGAGCAGGTGAGCCATTCCGGCTTCGCCGTAGCCTTCGTGCCGCGAGCCCACGAAGACGGTCATGTTGACCGTGACGACTTCCTTGCTTTCGTCGGGGAACAGCAGGATTTTGACGCCGTTGTCCAGCAGGTATTCCGTGATGCCTTCCACGGAGCGGATTTTCTTGGGACCGGCGGATGTGGGTTGAGACGCCAATACCGATGCGGCTGCGTTGGATGAGCTTGCGGTGGGGGCGGGTTCGGGGCTCGCTTGCGTCACGTTGCCTTCCTGGGTGGTTGAGGTGTCCGCCGAAACGGTTGGGGCAGACAATACGATAGAAAGCCACGCCAAAGAAAGCGTCGTCGCCAACGCCCAGTTTCGCGGGGAAGCGTTCGTTCGCACGAAAGCAAGCGTATGCAGAGTTGCCTGGGTGGGCGGGAAAATGCGGCTTCGGTTCATTGGTTGCAATTCCGTTTGTGGTGCCAATTGAATATCAACGGTGGTACAGTGTAACGGTCTAACCACCCAGCCGAACATTCCCCCAAGAACGCAACGTTGTGATCCGAGAACCTGAAGAGAGTGATCCGAACTCACCGCCAAAAACTTGGCACGAAGTCAAACGGCTCGATACCGAAACGGCGGGTGGCAACCCGGATACGGCGGGCGGCGATCTTGCGTTTGAAGCGTTGATCGGCGAACGAATTATCGCGGTTTTTCGGCATCAAGGCAGCTGGTTTGCGATGGACGCGATGTGTTCGCATCAGGGGGGACCGCTTGCCGAGGGCGTCGTGAAGGACGGCTGCGTGACGTGCCCGTGGCATGGTTGGCAGTACGATTTGGCGACGGGGGTTCAGTTGATCAACAAGCAACCTTTGCAGGAAACGTTTCAGGTTCGCGAGTCCGATGGCATCGTGGAGGTATTGGCATGAGTCAGTCTGGATCCAACATTCAACCGCCTCGCGATGGCCATGTTCACGATAGCCAGTGTGATTGTGGGCATTGCGGTTGTCCCGAAGTGGATGGCCAGGTTTCATTGCAGGTGGCGGTGATCACGCTTAGCGACACTCGTACGCTGGACGATGACCGCAGTGGGAACCGGATCGCTGAGTTGCTGACCGCGGGGCAACACGAGGTGGCGGTGCGGGAGATCATGACCGATGACGCTGAACCGCTGCGCGAGCGAATGCTTCAGCTCGCCGAGACGCCGAACCTCGACGCGATCATCACAACGGGAGGAACCGGGATCGCGCCGCGTGATTTAGCGATCGATGTGATCGAAACTTTGCTGGACGTTGAGTTGCCTGGTTTCGGCGAACACTTCCGAGCGATCTCGATCGCGGAAATCGGTCCGAAGGCAATGTTGAGCCGGGCCACGGCGGGGCGGATGGGAAGAGTGGCCGTGTTCGCGCTGCCAGGGTCCACGGGCGCGGTGACGACAGGAATGACGCAGTGCGTGTTGCCAATTATTCGGCACGCCACTGCATTGTGTCAGTCTTAACGGGGAGCAAGAGCGGAATTGCATTTCGTTAGAAATCGCCGAGCGAGCTCAGGGAATTAGCTAAGAGGTTTGGCTGAGGAACTCGCGGGTGGCTCGGAGGGTGTTTTCGAGCGTCTGGCGGAGTTGCCGGAGTGCGGCCTTCTTTTCTTCGTCGGGCCAATTGTTGGCGGACTGTTCGATTGCGTTCGCAGCTTCGGAAAGTTCAGCGGCACCGATAGCTCGGGCGGCCCCCTTGAGTGTGTGCGATGCGGCCTTTCGCTGTTTTTCGTCTCCCTGGTCGATCGCTTCTTTCATTTTTTGAGCCAGCTCAACGCTCTCAAGTTCGAACGCACCGAATAGATCGGCGATCAAGGCGTTGTCTTTGCCGAACGTGTCGTGCAAGAGGTCCCAGTCGATACAGGGATTCGCTTGATCAGGGTCGTTGTCGTTTGTGTCGTCGGCTGATGTATCGTATGCAGGCTTATTGTCGATCGTAGCGGCTGATGATGCGGCGGTTCCGTTGACGTTGGTGGGTGTCCCGTTGGCATTGGCTTGGTCAATGTCGGGCCGATGAATGTCGGACTGGTTGGTGCAGGTGTTGGCTCCGTTCAGGTTGGTCGGACCCTGGTTGTCCGATGCCGCTGTCTTGTCGCACGGAATGTCTTCGCTCGTTTTCGCTACGCTAGTTTTGTCTTGGCAAGGTGCCTCTTCGCAAGTGTGCGTTTTCTTGTCCGGGACGGTCTTGGCTAACGCTTCCATCAGAGTCGCACTGCGGATTGGCTTCGTAACGTACTCATCCATTCCCGCATCGATGCAGTCTTCACGATCGCCTTTCATCGCGTGTGCGGTCATGGCGATGATTGGAGTGTGTTTGCCGGATTCCTTTTCGTTTTCACGAATGACTCGAGTGGCCGCAAGTCCATCAAGAACGGGCATTTGAATGTCCATCAGGACTACGTCGAAGGTGTCGTTCAACATTGCGTCGACGGCTTCTTGACCGTTGTTGGCGATCAAGACGGTATGGCCGTATTTGGAAAGCAGACCGACGGCGAGTTTTTGGTTGACGACGTTGTCTTCGGTCAGCAACACCTTGAGCGGGCCGAGCCCGATTTCGTCCTGAACCTCATCGTCGTGATGGTCTTCGTTGCCGTTGACTCCCAACACGCGAACGATGGAGTCAAATAGTTCGGATTGTTTGACAGGCTTCATCAGGCGGTCCGCGATGCCCAAGTCCTCGCGGCGATCTTTGTCTCCGAGGCGACCGCCGGATGTCAGCATAATGACGGGTGCGTTTTCGATCAGCGAGTGATCGCGGAGTCGTTTGACGAACCCGAAACCGTCCTCGTCGGGCATGTTGACGTCAGTCACCACCAAGCCGAACGGTGCGTCTTGGGATTCGGCTTTCGTGATGGCTTGGATGGCGGTGGGCGAACCATCAGCCAGGACCGTAGTCATGCCCCAGTTGGCAAACATCTCTTGAAGAATCAAGCGATTGGTTTCGTTGTCATCGACCACCAAGACCTTGGTGCCGCCCACAATCACGACGCCGCGAGAACGGCTGGTGTGCAAATGAGCGGGGGCCTCTTCAAGCGTGGTCGTGAAGTAGAAATGGCTTCCCTTGCCCAGTTCGCTTTCGGCCCAAATTCGGCCGCCCATCATTTCGACCAGTCGCGATGAAATGGTCAGTCCTAGACCGGTGCCACCGTAGCGTCGGGTGGTCGAGGCGTCGGCCTGTTCGAACTCGTGGAAGATCGACTCGCATTTTTCCGCTGGGATGCCGATGCCCGTGTCACGCACACAGATACGCAATTGGTGGGTGACTTCGTGCTGGAGGTCTTGCTCGACCTCGACGACCACCTCGCCGGATTCGGTGAACTTGATGGCGTTGCCGACCAGGTTCACCAAGATCTGACGCAAACGCCCCGGATCCCCCATCATCCAACTGGGGATTTCAGGGGCCACGCGGAACGCCAGTTCCAGTCCCTTGGCATGGGCCCGGACGGCCAGCGTTTTCATGGTGTCGCCGAGATGCTCGCGGATCTCGAACGGGATCGTGTCGATGTCCAGCATCCCGGCTTCGATCTTGGAGAAATCCAGGACATCGTTGATGATCGTCATCAGGGAATCACCGGACTCCTGGACCATCTTCAAATAGGCTCGCTGGGAAATGTCCAGCCGGGTGTCCAGTAGCAGTTCGGTCATGCCGACGATGGCGTTCATCGGCGTGCGAATCTCGTGGCTCATGTTGGCTAGGAATTCGCTTTTGGCCCGGTTCGCTGAATCCGCCAATTCTTTCGCCGCCAAAAGTTCTTCGGCGGCCTTTTTACGAGCGGTGATGTTGCGGCCGATGCCGACGATTCCGATCACGTTGTCGTCGGAATCCCGCAAAGGCACCTTGGTGGTTAGCAACCAGAATTTTTCGCCGTCGGTGTTCTGGGAGTATTCCTCTTGATCGAACAATGCTTTACCGGACCGGATCACGTTTTGGTCATCGGTGACGTAGTTGCACGCGTATTCCGCGGGCAGGAAGTCGTAGTCGGTTTTGCCTTGGATGTCTTCGATGCTGGCTAGCCCGAGTAGCTTGAGCACGGACTTGTTGCACGTGACGAATCGGCCGTAGCAATCCTTCACGTAGATCAAATCAGGAATGTTGTCGGTGATCGTTTTCAGTAGATCGCGTTCGCGGGCGAGTTCTTGTTCGGCACGAATTTGGGTGGTGATGTCGCGTGAGACACCAAAGGTACCGATTACTTCACCGGCATGATTTCGTAGCGGCAGTTTGGTGGTGGAGGACCACGCGGTGTCGCGATTGGGGACCAGCAGTTGTTCGATCTTGGAGATGATCGGGGTCCCCGTCTGCATCACTCGTCGCTCGTCCGCCATGGCTTCGCGAGCGTGTTCGGCTGCGTGGAAGTCGGCGTCGGACCGTCCGATCAGTTCGGTGGCGTCGGTCAGGTTGAAGCGTTCGGCGTGAGAACGGCTGTTGCGGATGAACCGACTTTGTTTGTCCTTGAAGTATACGGCGTCCGGAATGTGGTCCATCAGCGTGTCCATCAGGAAACGAGTTGTTTGCAGTTCGTTTTCCGATTCCTGATGTTGGGTGGCGTCCCAGTAAACGACTTGGATGCCGACGACTTCTTGGTCAGCCCCGAAGATGGGTGACTTCACTACTTCGACGAAATGCCGGGTGCCGTTGGAGCCTTCATGTTCTTCGATGAAGTGTTCGGCATGGCCGCTCTTCATCACGTTGCGGTCGTGATCGGCGTAGCGTTTGGCCAGTTCGGCTGGATAGAGTTCGAAGTCGGTTTTACCGATCAGATCAGTGAGCGGCGTTCCGAATGTCTCGCAGAATTGTGGGCTGGCGTGTTGGATGCGGCCGCTGATGTCTTTTTGCAGGACGCACAGTGAGTTGGATTCCAGCGGCCGTTGATGAGTCCCGGTCGCGTCCAGTACGAGGTCGCTATCCCGCGAATCATCGGGCCCGGTCGCTGCCGCCAATCGAATGGGGGCATTATCGCCGGATTGCGGGCCGAGAGAACTCATGAGGGGCTCCAGAAAGACAAGTGGGGGCCTTTAGAATAACCCACCGCCCGGAGAACAGCACGCCTTTTAGACGCAGTTTTTCATCCGGATTTGCTTCCTGGGTACGGTTAGGGAGGCCTTGGTGGGCTGTTGCTTGCCCACGAATTTGGAGCGTGGTAGGTTCCCGCCCATTCGAAAACCTATTGTGTGCACCTTCATTGTAGAGCGATTGTCCCGACCGCTTGAGGGCTGCATGCTACAGCATGATCCCAAACGTTTGAGGGCAATCGCTCTACTGTCGCAAAGCGAATGTCGGGCTTGTTCAGCGACAAACTTTGGACGTCCGACAATGCAGGCAAGGACTCTTCCGCCCTGGTGAGGGCACTGATCGAGTTCCCGTTGAAGTCTTCGGCGGCACCATTCCATAGAATCCAGGCCGGAGACCTGTTCGCCGCCAAGTGGATCTAGCTGGCGACGGACAGTTCGAACTTGGACTTGATCTTGTCCATGTCGAACGAGTCGGGCTTGGGGTAGTCTTGGTTTTCCAGCAGGTCTTCGGTTGTGACCGATGGCAACGGTTCGGCGTTCGGTTCGACCTTGTCGCCAGCGGCCCAGCGGATCGCGTTGGTCACCAGGCGACGCATCGGTTCTTGGGCCCAATTCCAGTGGTAGTGTCCGCCGGTGAAGCCGACCGCTCGCCCGCCGGTTTCCGGTTCAAAGGCCCACGCGACGGTTTGCAATTCGCCAGCAGCGACGCTTTTTCGGACGCTGGGGTTGCCTGAGTGAGGACCATCAGCGCGACGCATGGTTTCCTCCGGTGCAACCGCTTGTAGCAGAGGCGTGACTTTGCCCTTGTCTGAAAAACGCATGTGGAAGTACCACTCGTCTTCGGCGTGGAACGGCTTCACGTTGGACGCGACGGGGTGATCGGGAAGTGATTGGAATTCAGCGACCCAATGAGGATTGACGCTGTAGTCGACTTCGAAATGCCCGCCAAGCAAATCAGTCCATTCTTCGCCGGATTCACCAGGTAACATCTCGACGGCGTAGTGCAGAGCAACCAGTCCACCGCCTCGCTGCAGTACTTCGCGAATTTCATCGCGGTGGTCCATCGCGACATGCCGCTTGCCACCGTCGCTGTAGACCACGATCGCATCGGCGGAATCGATCTTCGACGCGTCCTTGGGCCAGCCGCGGACGACTTCGACGGTAACATTATCGCTGGCTTCCAAAACGGATTCTTCCAGCATCTTTAGGCCGGCGTAGTGTTCGTGGGCACCGTAACCATGGCTGCGTGCACCCGCGATCATCAGCACTTTGTGCTGCTTAGTTTGCTCGCCTTGCGTCGCGTGTTCCTGGGCTGAAACCCGGCCGGGCGCGGTGACGAAGGGAACGATCATGACCAAGGCGGCTGCGATCGCAAGTGAAGACGACCGGATGACGGTGGGGCGGAATTGCGGTTGCGAAGATTGCATGTGGGGGCTGGCTTGCATGGACAGATGACAACGTTGGGCGGGAGGGGCGTGCAGGGAGAGAGGGGAATTGACGCGGAAGAGGGTCACCATGGTTTGTGTCGTGGCTTGGTTCGTCGTGCGACGCGTCTGGAGTTCCCCGTTGTCGGCGAACGCTGAACGGTTCGCGAGTGGACACAATTGTAGTACAGTGCCACGAAAGGTGACAGTAAAGCGAACGTAATCTGGTGGTTTCGCCGGGGCACGCCGTGTCGTTCGTTGTTCGTTATTCGTCGTTCGCAGCCTTCGCTCGCCTAGCCTCGTTCGCGAGAACAAGTTGCCCCCTGGTGCCGTTGAAGCGGTTGGTTGGATGTGCGGACCGCTAAGCCGGCTACCCGATACACTGGCAAACTGAAGATTGGCGAACTGAAACCTGCGGCGTTGCGTAAGTGCGCGGTAATCCCGTTATCTAGAGTTGGAATCAATTGCATGTTGCGACGTTTTGAGTGGATCTTGGCTGTCCTCGTTGCCTGGTTCGTTACCCCCACATTGCCTGTTTTAGCTCAGGCGACTCCTCCGACAACGTCGGCTGAAGAGGCGCATCCGGCGGGGCCGCACTCGCATGGACCTGATGGTGAACCGGTCATGGACGGTGCGAATTCCAACGCGGAAAACAATCGCCTGTCTTCTTTGTTGGCCCCTGACCGATCGACCAACATGGATATCCAGGACGATCCGGAAATCTTGAAAAGGCTAGTCAGTGAGCTTCCGGAAGAGATTCAGCCGGAGGCTCAGGCAGCGTGGGATCGCTATGAAGAGCTTAACGCTCAGATCGCCGAAGCGATGGGGAAGTTGCGGTCCACTCAACTTCGTTACCGCAACGATCTGGATCGCACGCCAGCGGCGATCAAGCGATTTCGGGAAGAACGCGATGCGGTATGGGCGCTGATGAATGAGGAGTTCACGGCGGCGCTGGAGATGATCCGGTACCTGCCCAGTTCCGAAGCGGCCAGCTACTTGGTCACGATGTTGCAATATCGCTTTGACTCGGACATCTACGATGCCGAGTCCTTTGAAGCGGCCGCCCGCTTGCTCGATCTGGGCCAGAACCTTCGTTTCCTCTACCTGATTGGTGCTCGATCGGCTGTCGTGGAGGGCAAATTTGAATCAGCCAAGCAGGTTTACGATGCGTTGAAAGAAGAGGATATGGAAAAGACCGATCTGGCTTTGAAGTATCAGCTGGAGGTCCTCGAGAAGCAGTACGACGAAGAACAGGCAGCCATCGAGGCGGCGGATCCAGAATCGTTGCCTCAGGTTCGCTTTGAAACGACGATGGGGAGTTTCTTGGTCGAGTTGTTCCCCGATACCGCTCCATCGGCGGTGGCTCACTTCTTGAAGTTGGTTGACGAAGGGTTCTATGACGGCATGGATTGGTCGGTGGTGACCCAGAGCGTGT
It encodes:
- a CDS encoding glycosyltransferase; protein product: MNHHRRRVLLMASSMRGGGSEHQVALLAEHLPRNQFVVHLYLTHPVGELLDRIPADVKIYSPPPESRPLITRVLNRWPGRVLRNHARFLDELVQRENIDVVYDRTFHNTLIAGHPSIRSQFRRVSTIVSPPDVALPMVERKFVELKRRRLANAYQRSNTVIAVSAAVADSAASYYHLNRQQIQVVFNPVDIAAIRAQAQQSRAKQQHPEQTAAAPNRLRLVCVGRMTPEKGQTDLIAAIGLAANDWPDDAPKLTIQFIGDGPDRANLESAAAALTGSDNTIGGHHIEFAGVVSPATPSIAEADGLVLTSHFEGMPNVVLEAFALNTPVVATQAGGTVELQADADHPTCFWAATNNPSSLADALRRFASDESGRSARITTAQAWVTERHGIDAAVQQIAVLLTPSPHKPIP
- the ylqF gene encoding ribosome biogenesis GTPase YlqF — encoded protein: MSIQWFPGHMHKARLEMQATLPKVDLVIEVIDARIPYSSENPMIAELRGEKLCLKILAKADLADEAMTQDWLDHFESATATKAVAVTTKDIPTIRRIKQVVHRMVGDRSGRMINAMIVGIPNVGKSTIINVLAGRTIAKTGNTPAVTQRQQRVNISDNLTLLDTPGMMWPNVHNANSGYRLGLIGSIKDTAMDYTDVGFFAARYFIEHYSERIAERFQLDEIPEQELEFIEAIGRRRGCLGKSNMVDIDRASRILINEVRTGGLGKLTLETPQTMRREVVLTKAAVAEAEEKAKKRDEKRKKQFRAKQKAKRKSREMEW
- a CDS encoding M16 family metallopeptidase is translated as MNRSRIFPPTQATLHTLAFVRTNASPRNWALATTLSLAWLSIVLSAPTVSADTSTTQEGNVTQASPEPAPTASSSNAAASVLASQPTSAGPKKIRSVEGITEYLLDNGVKILLFPDESKEVVTVNMTVFVGSRHEGYGEAGMAHLLEHMLFKGTPQHPEVPKALTERGARFNGTTWMDRTNYYETLPASEDNLEFAVNLEADRLVNSYIKGEDLASEMTVVRNEFERGENSPTRVLMQRIESAAFDWHNYGKSTIGNRSDIERVPVVKLRQFYRKFYRPDNVMVIVAGNFEPQHALETIDNAFGKLSVPKTPINETYTVEPAKDGERTVVLRRVGDIQVAGAAYHIPAGSHPDYAAVKALVNVLGDEPSGRLYSEMVETEIASSAYAMAFGFREPGLLLAMAEIPKEHSLEVGRAKLIDILETEWDENPITEAEVERAKSQILKQRELASVDSDRIAVTLSDWAAQGDWRLYFLYRDAVEALTVEQVRDVAKKYLTRNNRTVGLFIPSEESDRVSIPESPDLNQLLKDYKGREAVAAGEKFDPDPRTIEQRVTRGDLVGGIQYASLPKKTRGGSVSAMLTLRFGTPETLKDKMGAVELLGLLMARGTKDLDYQQLQDEYTRLRANVTIYTLMGLLQVQIKTKEESLDEVLALVGDVLKSPRLDADELEVIRRQTVTSLQKSKAEPNALAPRRVKELLSPYPKSDIRYVMSIDEEIAMYQEATIEQIRGLHADYIGNQAGELALVGNFDPDHVLAIVKEQLAGWTTDQPYVRIDRPANPDIAGQTVEIETPDKSNALLYSGQQYALSDQDAEYASLVLGNFILGGGSLSSRLADRVRQQEGLSYGVRSGLSARPKDDRVDLTLYAITNPANKDKLMRVIREEIDRILTDGVTADELDKAKQSYLQAARISRTGDSTLASLLLSSMFTGRTLDSVATHEEQIQNASIDDVNAAIRKYIDPDRLVIAIAGDFANNPATVESSEAAPSGDAADENAASEGSSTRDSAE
- a CDS encoding Rieske (2Fe-2S) protein — its product is MIREPEESDPNSPPKTWHEVKRLDTETAGGNPDTAGGDLAFEALIGERIIAVFRHQGSWFAMDAMCSHQGGPLAEGVVKDGCVTCPWHGWQYDLATGVQLINKQPLQETFQVRESDGIVEVLA
- a CDS encoding MogA/MoaB family molybdenum cofactor biosynthesis protein, with amino-acid sequence MSQSGSNIQPPRDGHVHDSQCDCGHCGCPEVDGQVSLQVAVITLSDTRTLDDDRSGNRIAELLTAGQHEVAVREIMTDDAEPLRERMLQLAETPNLDAIITTGGTGIAPRDLAIDVIETLLDVELPGFGEHFRAISIAEIGPKAMLSRATAGRMGRVAVFALPGSTGAVTTGMTQCVLPIIRHATALCQS